Proteins encoded in a region of the Triticum dicoccoides isolate Atlit2015 ecotype Zavitan chromosome 3A, WEW_v2.0, whole genome shotgun sequence genome:
- the LOC119267458 gene encoding homeobox-leucine zipper protein HOX29-like isoform X1 — translation MVTAREAREAAAAAAMDASKYVRYTPEQVEALERLYYECPKPSSLRRQQLVRECAVLASVDPKQIKVWFQNRRCREKQRKESGRLQSLNRKLAAMNKLLMEENDRLQKQVSHLVYENGYYCQQTHSAGLATTDTSCESVVTSGQQNGVVVVPPPPPRDASPAGLMSIAEETLTEFLSKATGTAVEWVQMPGMKPGPDSIGIIAISHGCAGVAARACGLVGMEPAKVAEILKDRPLWLRDCRSMEVVNVLPAGSNGTIELLYMQLYAPTTLAPARDFWLMRYTSILDDGSLVVCERSLSTKQGGPSMPLVQPFVRGEMLPSGFLIRPSDGGGSVIHIVDHLDLEPWSVPEVVRPLYESSAMVAQKMSMAALRYLRQVAHEDTHSVITGWGRQPAALRALSQKLTRGFNETLGGLADDGWSVIESDGVDDVCISVNSSPSKLMSCNATFNDGLPMVSTGVLCAKASMLLQDVSPPSLLRFLREHRSQWADSSLDAFFASALKPNFCNLPMSRLGGFSGQVILPLAHTFDPEEFLEVIKIGNASNYQDTLMHRDLFLLQMYNGIDENPMGTCSELIFAPIDASFSDDSPLLPSGFRIIPIDSPLDTSSPNCTLDLASTLEAGTPGSRIAGHSRSGSKAVMTIAFQFAFESHLQDSVAAMARQYMRSIISSVQRIALALSSSHLVPHGSSRLLPPVTPEAATLSRWIVQSYRFHFGAELIKAADAGSGESALKALWHHTSAILCCSLKAMPVLTFANQSGLDMLETTLAALREMTMDKVLDCDQGRKGLLCADLMASVAEQGYACVEGGTCASSMGRPASYGKAVAWKVLDDGGAGAGGAHCVCFAFMDWSFV, via the exons ATGGTGACGGCGCgggaggcgagggaggcggcggcggcggcggccatggacgCGAGCAAGTACGTGCGCTACACGCCGGAGCAGGTGGAGGCGCTGGAGCGGCTCTACTACGAGTGCCCCAAGCCGAGCTCGCTGCGGCGGCAGCAGCTGGTCCGGGAGTGCGCCGTGCTGGCCAGCGTCGACCCCAAGCAGATCAAGGTGTGGTTCCAGAACCGCCGCTGCCGGGAGAAGCAGCGCAAGGAGTCCGGCCGCCTGCAGTCGCTCAACCGCAAGCTCGCCGCCATGAACAAGCTGCTCATGGAGGAGAACGACCGCCTCCAGAAGCAGGTCTCCCACCTCGTCTACGAGAACGGTTACTACTGCCAGCAGACGCACAGC GCGGGGCTGGCCACCACGGACACGAGCTGCGAGTCGGTCGTCACCAGCGGCCAGCAGAACGGCGTCGtcgtcgtgccgccgccgccgccccgcgatgCCAGCCCTGCTGG ATTGATGTCCATCGCGGAGGAGACATTAACGGAGTTTCTGTCCAAGGCCACCGGAACCGCCGTCGAGTGGGTCCAAATGCCTGGGATGAAG CCTGGTCCGGATTCCATTGGAATCATCGCCATCTCGCATGGCTGCGCGGGTGTTGCTGCGCGAGCTTGCGGCCTCGTAGGCATGGAGCCTGCCAAA GTTGCCGAAATCCTCAAGGATCGGCCACTGTGGCTGCGTGATTGCCGCTCTATGGAGGTAGTAAATGTGCTGCCTGCTGGTAGCAATGGCACGATCGAGCTGCTCTACATGCAG CTCTATGCTCCGACGACATTAGCACCAGCTCGTGACTTCTGGTTGATGCGGTACACCTCCATTCTTGATGATGGAAGCCTAGTG GTATGTGAAAGATCACTCAGTACCAAGCAAGGAGGCCCCAGCATGCCCCTTGTGCAGCCTTTTGTTAGAGGTGAGATGCTTCCCAGCGGGTTCTTGATCCGGCCTAGTGATGGTGGAGGTAGCGTGATTCACATCGTTGACCATTTGGACCTGGAG CCTTGGAGTGTGCCTGAAGTTGTGAGGCCGCTGTATGAATCTTCTGCCATGGTGGCCCAGAAGATGTCGATGGCG GCCTTGCGCTATCTCAGACAAGTTGCTCATGAAGATACTCATTCTGTAATCACTGGATGGGGCAGACAGCCTGCAGCCTTGCGGGCTCTGAGCCAAAAGCTCACCAG AGGTTTCAATGAAACTCTTGGCGGGCTTGCTGATGATGGATGGTCCGTGATTGAGAGCGATGGCGTAGATGATGTTTGTATCTCTGTTAATTCATCCCCGAGTAAATTGATGAGTTGCAACGCAACATTCAATGATGGACTGCCCATGGTTAGTACTGGTGTTCTTTGTGCAAAGGCGTCGATGTTGTTGCAG GATGTCTCACCACCATCACTACTGCGGTTTTTGCGGGAGCATCGGTCGCAGTGGGCCGATAGCAGTTTAGATGCATTCTTTGCTTCCGCGCTGAAACCGAATTTCTGCAATTTACCTATGTCTCGTCTTGGAGGATTTAGCGGCCAGGTTATACTTCCATTAGCGCACACGTTTGACCCTGAAGAA TTCTTGGAAGTTATCAAGATAGGAAATGCCAGTAACTATCAAGATACATTGATGCATCGTGATCTTTTCCTGTTGCAG ATGTACAACGGGATAGACGAGAACCCCATGGGCACTTGTTCAGAGCTTATCTTTGCACCCATAGACGCATCTTTCAGCGATGATTCTCCGCTGCTGCCCTCCGGTTTCCGCATCATTCCGATCGACTCCCCTCTT GACACGTCTAGCCCAAACTGCACGTTGGACCTCGCGTCCACCCTCGAGGCTGGAACACCCGGAAGCAGGATAGCCGGTCACTCCAGGAGTGGATCGAAGGCTGTCATGACGATCGCGTTTCAGTTTGCCTTCGAGAGCCACCTGCAGGACAGCGTGGCGGCCATGGCGCGGCAGTACATGCGCAGCATCATCTCGTCGGTGCAGAGGATAGCGTTGGCGCTGTCGTCCTCGCACCTCGTGCCGCATGGAAGCTCTCGCCTCCTCCCCCCTGTTACTCCGGAGGCGGCCACGCTCTCCCGATGGATTGTCCAGAGCTACAG ATTTCACTTCGGCGCCGAGCTCATCAAAGCCGCAGACGCTGGCAGCGGCGAGTCGGCGCTCAAGGCCCTCTGGCACCATACCAGCGCCATCCTATGCTGCTCTCTCAAG GCGATGCCGGTGCTGACGTTCGCGAACCAGTCCGGGCTGGACATGCTGGAGACGACGCTGGCGGCGCTCCGGGAGATGACCATGGACAAGGTGCTGGACTGCGACCAGGGGAGGAAGGGCCTGCTGTGCGCGGACCTGATGGCGAGCGTCGCGGAGCAGGGGTACGCGTGCGTCGAGGGCGGGACGTGCGCGTCGAGCATGGGCCGGCCGGCGTCGTACGGGAAGGCGGTGGCGTGGAAGGTGCTCGAcgacggcggcgccggcgccggcggcgcccACTGCGTCTGCTTCGCCTTCATGGACTGGTCCTTCGTTTAG
- the LOC119267458 gene encoding homeobox-leucine zipper protein HOX29-like isoform X2 — translation MSIAEETLTEFLSKATGTAVEWVQMPGMKPGPDSIGIIAISHGCAGVAARACGLVGMEPAKVAEILKDRPLWLRDCRSMEVVNVLPAGSNGTIELLYMQLYAPTTLAPARDFWLMRYTSILDDGSLVVCERSLSTKQGGPSMPLVQPFVRGEMLPSGFLIRPSDGGGSVIHIVDHLDLEPWSVPEVVRPLYESSAMVAQKMSMAALRYLRQVAHEDTHSVITGWGRQPAALRALSQKLTRGFNETLGGLADDGWSVIESDGVDDVCISVNSSPSKLMSCNATFNDGLPMVSTGVLCAKASMLLQDVSPPSLLRFLREHRSQWADSSLDAFFASALKPNFCNLPMSRLGGFSGQVILPLAHTFDPEEFLEVIKIGNASNYQDTLMHRDLFLLQMYNGIDENPMGTCSELIFAPIDASFSDDSPLLPSGFRIIPIDSPLDTSSPNCTLDLASTLEAGTPGSRIAGHSRSGSKAVMTIAFQFAFESHLQDSVAAMARQYMRSIISSVQRIALALSSSHLVPHGSSRLLPPVTPEAATLSRWIVQSYRFHFGAELIKAADAGSGESALKALWHHTSAILCCSLKAMPVLTFANQSGLDMLETTLAALREMTMDKVLDCDQGRKGLLCADLMASVAEQGYACVEGGTCASSMGRPASYGKAVAWKVLDDGGAGAGGAHCVCFAFMDWSFV, via the exons ATGTCCATCGCGGAGGAGACATTAACGGAGTTTCTGTCCAAGGCCACCGGAACCGCCGTCGAGTGGGTCCAAATGCCTGGGATGAAG CCTGGTCCGGATTCCATTGGAATCATCGCCATCTCGCATGGCTGCGCGGGTGTTGCTGCGCGAGCTTGCGGCCTCGTAGGCATGGAGCCTGCCAAA GTTGCCGAAATCCTCAAGGATCGGCCACTGTGGCTGCGTGATTGCCGCTCTATGGAGGTAGTAAATGTGCTGCCTGCTGGTAGCAATGGCACGATCGAGCTGCTCTACATGCAG CTCTATGCTCCGACGACATTAGCACCAGCTCGTGACTTCTGGTTGATGCGGTACACCTCCATTCTTGATGATGGAAGCCTAGTG GTATGTGAAAGATCACTCAGTACCAAGCAAGGAGGCCCCAGCATGCCCCTTGTGCAGCCTTTTGTTAGAGGTGAGATGCTTCCCAGCGGGTTCTTGATCCGGCCTAGTGATGGTGGAGGTAGCGTGATTCACATCGTTGACCATTTGGACCTGGAG CCTTGGAGTGTGCCTGAAGTTGTGAGGCCGCTGTATGAATCTTCTGCCATGGTGGCCCAGAAGATGTCGATGGCG GCCTTGCGCTATCTCAGACAAGTTGCTCATGAAGATACTCATTCTGTAATCACTGGATGGGGCAGACAGCCTGCAGCCTTGCGGGCTCTGAGCCAAAAGCTCACCAG AGGTTTCAATGAAACTCTTGGCGGGCTTGCTGATGATGGATGGTCCGTGATTGAGAGCGATGGCGTAGATGATGTTTGTATCTCTGTTAATTCATCCCCGAGTAAATTGATGAGTTGCAACGCAACATTCAATGATGGACTGCCCATGGTTAGTACTGGTGTTCTTTGTGCAAAGGCGTCGATGTTGTTGCAG GATGTCTCACCACCATCACTACTGCGGTTTTTGCGGGAGCATCGGTCGCAGTGGGCCGATAGCAGTTTAGATGCATTCTTTGCTTCCGCGCTGAAACCGAATTTCTGCAATTTACCTATGTCTCGTCTTGGAGGATTTAGCGGCCAGGTTATACTTCCATTAGCGCACACGTTTGACCCTGAAGAA TTCTTGGAAGTTATCAAGATAGGAAATGCCAGTAACTATCAAGATACATTGATGCATCGTGATCTTTTCCTGTTGCAG ATGTACAACGGGATAGACGAGAACCCCATGGGCACTTGTTCAGAGCTTATCTTTGCACCCATAGACGCATCTTTCAGCGATGATTCTCCGCTGCTGCCCTCCGGTTTCCGCATCATTCCGATCGACTCCCCTCTT GACACGTCTAGCCCAAACTGCACGTTGGACCTCGCGTCCACCCTCGAGGCTGGAACACCCGGAAGCAGGATAGCCGGTCACTCCAGGAGTGGATCGAAGGCTGTCATGACGATCGCGTTTCAGTTTGCCTTCGAGAGCCACCTGCAGGACAGCGTGGCGGCCATGGCGCGGCAGTACATGCGCAGCATCATCTCGTCGGTGCAGAGGATAGCGTTGGCGCTGTCGTCCTCGCACCTCGTGCCGCATGGAAGCTCTCGCCTCCTCCCCCCTGTTACTCCGGAGGCGGCCACGCTCTCCCGATGGATTGTCCAGAGCTACAG ATTTCACTTCGGCGCCGAGCTCATCAAAGCCGCAGACGCTGGCAGCGGCGAGTCGGCGCTCAAGGCCCTCTGGCACCATACCAGCGCCATCCTATGCTGCTCTCTCAAG GCGATGCCGGTGCTGACGTTCGCGAACCAGTCCGGGCTGGACATGCTGGAGACGACGCTGGCGGCGCTCCGGGAGATGACCATGGACAAGGTGCTGGACTGCGACCAGGGGAGGAAGGGCCTGCTGTGCGCGGACCTGATGGCGAGCGTCGCGGAGCAGGGGTACGCGTGCGTCGAGGGCGGGACGTGCGCGTCGAGCATGGGCCGGCCGGCGTCGTACGGGAAGGCGGTGGCGTGGAAGGTGCTCGAcgacggcggcgccggcgccggcggcgcccACTGCGTCTGCTTCGCCTTCATGGACTGGTCCTTCGTTTAG